The DNA region GTCCACTGTAGTCTTCAGTCTGTTTTGGCCCCGTTGTAGTTGTAGGACTCTACGGgcagaaaaaaaaggtaaatcaagttaaactgacacaaacaaaaaaaaaacatatatagtgAAACATTTATGAGTTAGCGATTGAGAGTAGAGGGATCCAACAAGAAAGAacacctttgttttttttgttaataccTCTGCCAATGACAGCAGTACTGTCAGACAAAGATCTTGGCAAGTGCATCCGCGCCGGCGCTGGCGATGAACGGCTGGGAAGAGTGGAAGGCCACGTCGTGAATGGCCTCGTCGTGCTTCTTCCTGTGGGCTGTGATCTCCTGCACGCACGTCCTGTTGTCCAGCATCCACAGGCGCACCGAGCAGTCGTGGCCTGCAGGgggcggagagagggaggaagcaaAGACAGAAACCAAGTTATGGAGGGGCAAAGATCACTGTTGAGCACAAAGGAAAGGATTCCTTtatattgtttttcaaaatagaCTTTATTCACAGCTAATTGTGCATTGTGTTAAACTGCAACTTTAAGTgttgattttaattattatgGTTTAAATAACCTTGTACCAAAAGACAATTtctatttaaagtatttattttttgaaacaGATATAACCTCTGCAAATTCCCACTTGtatacagaaaaacaaaaagcattgGTACAAAAATGTCGTTGggtaatataatattatatgaaAACAGAATTTCTTTACTGCTGTTTACAACACGGTGGGAATGACATATAATTGACAGTATTATGTACTCACTGCCAGAGATGAGGTAAGTGCCTTTAGGGTCTGTAGTGAGACAGGTGACCGCATCCAGGTGAGCCACCATTGAGTGGACAACTTTacctgtgcaaacacacaaagtcatcATTAAGATGGATTCCCGTCCCAGATTAAAATACGTCTACAAAGGGAATCGAACAGACGACCAGTGGAAATCaagcagctgctgcacacaccTGACTTGTTGTCTAGGAAGCGGATGGTTCGGTTCTCGTGTGCGGTGATGGAGACGGGCTCGGAGGGGTGACTGACCACTCGGTTGATCAGTTCGCTGCCTGCAGAAGACAAAACAATCACCCTTTAATCAAATGTGTTATGCAGTCCATTGAATTCAgtcaattaattattattattattttgccaGAAGAGCCCCGACATTTTGGAAATCACTGCCCACTGAACTCAAGACCGCCAAATTCTCCAGcttcttttaaatctcttctaAGATCTTTTCGTTCTTACAAAACGCTTCAACAGATGATTGACATTGACTCTTAACACCAACTAATCTTAATCATTCAGTTATATGAATCTATTTCATTGTTCGTCTTTATTTGCAGGCTACATTATTTTATTCTCAGTTTCTTTCCTCTTTGAGACAATGTTAAGAAAAGTGCTATTTGAGTAAAgttcattatcattataatttGGTCTCATTCTGTAAAGTCGACTGATACAAACGAGTTATCGGGTTCAGAACATACCATCCTTGGTCTGTGTCTCTAGAGAGGAGATGCTCTGCTCCGTGTTGAGGTCGTAGAGCATCGTCTCCCCACCGTCGAATGACGCCACCACCTGGTTGGGGTCAGTAACCACGAAGGCCACTGAGGTTGGTGTTCCGTGCTCTGgaagaaaacagcagaggataaaatgtttgttttatggaCACAATAGGAAAGGTCAAACGTGAATCCACACACTGAGCGCAGATGTCCACCTCTTTCCTTGttgaagacagacaggcagggagCCGAGTTCTGAGGGTCCCAGATGCGAATGGTGCCATCGGCCGAGCACGAGGCAAGACGATGGTGAACCGCTGAGTGAGTCAGACCCCATACGCTGTCTTCATGACCGGCTAGCACACTGCTCTCGATGCCGGGATCTGGATgcacaaatcaaaaacaaaaaaaatattattaataggGATGTTATCGTTACTTGATGGTTGCAATATATTCAGTTGGCAACGACTGACCATAGTTATCATAGGGATCCACATTGAGGTCGGGCATCTTCCAACACCTGACGGTTCCATCTAGACCTCCGCTGTAGCAGGATTCCCCATCCTCACCCATGGTCAGTGACAAAACTGCTCCACTGCAAAAACGAGCAAGGCATCAGTGGTTAcactgcatctgtgtgtgtctgtgaccgGTTCGAGCACAAGgtgtgaatctgtgtttgtgtgtcggacTCACCTGTGCGCTCTGAACGTGTAGATGGGCTCAACGTCTAAAGCTGCGTTCCTGTGGAAGGACACAGACTTTTTCAACTGTGCTTCTCAGTTTTATTCACTTATACATTTGTGCATCCTGCTATTAAATTCCTCATTCTCCAGTTTCCCTGTGGTTCTTTGTGGGTTCTTACTTTTTAGAGTGCATGGCCTTGTTGAGGTTCCACAGTTTTAGTGTTCCGTCCTCGGAGGCAGTGAGCAGCACCGcctggctggggtgaaaggtcaAAGCGCGGATGGCGTCAAAGTGGCTGCGTAGTGTGAAACGAGGGTTCCACGTCTTCTTGAACTCCTCTCTGTTGTCCTGCATCTGaatcgtaaaaaaacaacaatcataAACAATTCGGATTGTGCTTATGTAGTCTCGATTAAATGTGTAGCTTGACTATAATAACTTGTATAATTACATCCATGGAGAGATCGTTGTCATTGGCCACAGTGAGATCCGCCAGTTCACCAAGGTTCATGTCTCCTCCCCCAACAGCGTCCATGATGAAGACGTCAGAGGAAAAACCCAGGGCGCCACCTGGAGGTTAGAGGTGGAAAAGCATAAAATACCACAGCATCTTGACAAAGTGTCAGGACCCCGTAAATTAAAAAGTCTAACTGCTGCGTTCCTCCCACACTGTGAACCAAAGGCAATATTTATAATTAAGATAGAACGTGTAAGCTACTCTCATGCATTGTAGGACACAGGTGAGACTGAAGGAGAAGACTTGGGTGAGGATGGACTATCATTTGCTATGGGACATATGTGGGGAAGTCTTACCTTCTCCAGGGCGAGCCTGTCCCGATacagaggggggcggggcaggTTTAGGGGGGAAGTCCGACATCATGCCTTGTAACTTGTTCCTGCGGTTCTCTGAACCCggcaagaggagagagacacaaaacatCCAGTCATGCAGAGAGGCGGAGGAAGAGTGGAGAGGCcgacagatgagacacagacGAATGTAGACGGAGGAGAGAAGGTAGACTTCATTCTTTAAATACatgacacacaaataaaatcgtacagcttcttttctttctaaaGGGTTGAAATCAATACAGGTTTCAGGGCTACACTGTAAATATGACTCAGAAAATGAAATGCGGACGTGTAAAAATAGAAGGCAGCATGCGTGGCAACCTGTGAAATGACCCCGACAGGATATACATCTAGAGACAGAGATGACGGCTACACAGCGaaacaggacagagagacaggtggttGGGAAAAGAAGCTGGTTTTATTGACAAGAAGAGAT from Platichthys flesus chromosome 4, fPlaFle2.1, whole genome shotgun sequence includes:
- the strn4 gene encoding striatin-4, giving the protein MEADRSGGGPNPNSGGGSGGSGGAGRNPNGPKSAPGQATSSAGTGAMAAAAAAAMAGSSQARELQDGDSGMTLPGILHFIQYEWGRFQAEKYRWEAERDELRAQVAFLQGERKGQENMKQDLVRRIKMLEYALKQERAKHQKLKTGNDQSPGDKKPETEADQVPNGPAESDAEPGNQMSWKEGRQLLRKYLEEVGYSDTILDMRSKRVRSLLGRSSPEANGPPAIETSTEPEPRASGESLLVRQIEEQIKRNAGKETSQEHLGGSVLDKIPFLHGCEDDDEDDSDEEDDFQGMATDCIDGPRKNKKSRVKMSTEPMTTDLDPEDEEDEDDSEDALGEFDFLGSGEEGEGAGEARISGDGRELENRRNKLQGMMSDFPPKPAPPPSVSGQARPGEGGALGFSSDVFIMDAVGGGDMNLGELADLTVANDNDLSMDMQDNREEFKKTWNPRFTLRSHFDAIRALTFHPSQAVLLTASEDGTLKLWNLNKAMHSKKNAALDVEPIYTFRAHSGAVLSLTMGEDGESCYSGGLDGTVRCWKMPDLNVDPYDNYDPGIESSVLAGHEDSVWGLTHSAVHHRLASCSADGTIRIWDPQNSAPCLSVFNKEREHGTPTSVAFVVTDPNQVVASFDGGETMLYDLNTEQSISSLETQTKDGSELINRVVSHPSEPVSITAHENRTIRFLDNKSGKVVHSMVAHLDAVTCLTTDPKGTYLISGSHDCSVRLWMLDNRTCVQEITAHRKKHDEAIHDVAFHSSQPFIASAGADALAKIFV